The following proteins come from a genomic window of Flavobacterium eburneipallidum:
- a CDS encoding PH domain-containing protein, translating to MGFFSALLGNAGAVSQESLMKDYGQLLIQGEEIELGFKLIRDVFIFTTKRLILVEKQGLTASKVEYKSITYKSISRFSIETAGTFDLDAELKIWVSSELQPSIRKQFNKSVNVYDVHMVLASHVLS from the coding sequence ATGGGATTTTTTTCAGCCTTATTAGGCAATGCAGGAGCAGTTAGTCAAGAAAGTTTAATGAAAGACTACGGTCAATTATTAATTCAAGGAGAAGAAATCGAATTGGGTTTCAAACTCATTCGTGATGTATTCATTTTCACTACCAAACGCTTGATTTTGGTAGAAAAACAAGGATTAACGGCTAGTAAAGTAGAATACAAATCAATTACTTACAAAAGCATTTCCAGATTCAGTATCGAAACTGCAGGAACTTTTGATCTTGATGCAGAACTTAAAATATGGGTTTCTAGTGAATTACAGCCGAGTATTAGAAAACAATTCAACAAATCGGTGAATGTTTATGATGTTCACATGGTTTTGGCTTCGCATGTTTTGAGTTAG
- a CDS encoding DinB family protein: MNKSEIINQLNVSHESFWNSAIQLPNPTISKNDKWSVAQNVEYINLTLSRPSQFLSLPKTDIETNFGLSKRASISYAEFVKTYQNALTNGVKSPAPFIPELHLDSNIEELIATGKQTIEKFIYNLQNWSEEELDRYQCPHPALGKITVKEMLYFTIFHVQYHHQIINR, encoded by the coding sequence ATGAATAAGTCTGAAATAATAAACCAACTGAATGTGTCACATGAATCTTTTTGGAATTCAGCAATACAATTGCCTAATCCCACTATTTCCAAAAATGATAAATGGTCAGTAGCACAAAACGTAGAGTACATCAATTTGACTTTATCTCGACCTAGTCAATTTTTATCACTTCCAAAAACGGATATCGAGACCAATTTTGGCTTATCAAAAAGAGCTTCTATAAGTTATGCTGAATTTGTTAAAACCTATCAAAATGCTTTGACAAATGGTGTGAAATCGCCCGCTCCATTTATTCCAGAACTTCATTTAGATTCTAATATTGAAGAATTAATTGCCACAGGAAAACAAACAATAGAAAAGTTTATTTACAATTTGCAAAACTGGTCGGAAGAAGAATTAGATCGATACCAATGTCCTCATCCTGCACTTGGGAAAATTACCGTGAAAGAAATGCTTTATTTTACTATTTTTCACGTTCAATACCATCATCAAATTATTAATAGGTAA
- a CDS encoding DUF1572 domain-containing protein, which translates to MDTDYLESAKKQFEYYKMLGDKTIAQLPDEKLFWQYNEESNSVAIIVKHLHGNMLSRWTDFLTADGEKEWRQRDAEFDNDIDSKEVLIQKWNEGWDCLFNALNSLTEEDFTKTIYIRNQGHSIAEAINRQLAHYPYHVGQMVFIGKMICDTNWISLSIPRGNSSTYNAEKFAKPKHREHFTEEYLKNKPKDE; encoded by the coding sequence ATGGATACCGATTATTTAGAAAGTGCCAAAAAACAATTTGAGTATTACAAAATGCTAGGTGATAAAACCATTGCCCAATTGCCTGATGAAAAATTATTCTGGCAATACAACGAAGAGAGCAATAGTGTAGCCATTATCGTGAAACACCTTCACGGCAATATGCTTTCCCGCTGGACTGATTTTTTGACTGCTGATGGAGAGAAAGAATGGCGACAACGAGATGCTGAATTTGACAATGATATTGATTCAAAAGAAGTTTTAATTCAAAAATGGAACGAAGGTTGGGATTGTCTTTTCAATGCTTTAAATTCTTTAACAGAAGAAGATTTCACTAAAACAATTTATATTCGAAACCAAGGACATTCCATTGCAGAAGCTATCAACAGGCAATTGGCGCATTATCCTTATCATGTGGGACAAATGGTATTTATTGGTAAAATGATTTGTGATACTAATTGGATTTCACTCTCTATTCCAAGAGGAAATTCGAGTACTTATAATGCAGAAAAGTTTGCAAAACCCAAACATCGTGAACACTTTACCGAAGAATATTTAAAGAACAAACCTAAAGATGAATAA
- a CDS encoding antibiotic biosynthesis monooxygenase has translation MKYVLIIHEVQDYTAWKIIFDNASTIRKEAGEISYQVLKYENEANKIVHFSSWSSLENAKKFFESPELIQIRKEAGVESPEFIYLEQLETGIL, from the coding sequence ATGAAATATGTATTAATTATCCACGAAGTACAAGACTATACTGCTTGGAAAATAATATTCGATAACGCTTCTACAATCAGAAAAGAAGCTGGAGAAATAAGTTATCAAGTATTAAAATATGAAAATGAAGCCAACAAAATTGTTCATTTTTCCAGTTGGTCTTCACTTGAAAATGCTAAAAAATTTTTCGAATCGCCTGAATTAATTCAGATTAGAAAAGAGGCAGGAGTTGAATCGCCTGAATTTATTTATTTGGAACAACTGGAAACAGGAATATTATGA
- a CDS encoding TetR/AcrR family transcriptional regulator, translating to MSKAERTKQFIIEKTAPIFNAKGYTGTSLNDMITATGLTKGSIYGNFENKDEVALAAFDHNFSLIVNHLKQKIQQRSSTIDKLLVYPETYRNFLELPFLEAGCPVLNTAIEADDTHPLLRKKAINALFLWKNAIEKHIQNGIASNEIKANTNVEEFSAVLMSLIEGAVMQAKVNGNPTVLHITMGFLERMIQDLKA from the coding sequence ATGTCAAAAGCAGAACGAACCAAACAATTTATAATCGAAAAAACAGCACCAATCTTTAACGCAAAAGGTTATACAGGTACTTCTTTGAATGACATGATTACCGCAACAGGTTTGACAAAAGGGAGTATTTATGGCAATTTCGAAAATAAAGACGAAGTCGCTTTGGCAGCTTTTGATCATAATTTTAGTTTAATTGTAAACCATTTGAAACAAAAAATACAACAACGTTCAAGTACAATTGACAAACTTTTGGTTTATCCAGAAACCTACCGCAATTTTTTGGAATTGCCTTTTCTAGAAGCTGGTTGTCCTGTACTCAATACGGCTATCGAAGCAGACGATACCCATCCATTGTTGAGAAAAAAAGCAATTAATGCCTTGTTTTTATGGAAAAATGCTATTGAAAAACACATTCAAAATGGAATTGCTTCTAATGAAATCAAAGCCAATACAAATGTTGAAGAATTTTCAGCCGTTTTGATGTCACTTATTGAAGGTGCTGTGATGCAGGCTAAAGTCAATGGCAATCCAACCGTATTGCACATCACAATGGGTTTTCTGGAAAGAATGATTCAAGATTTAAAAGCTTAA
- a CDS encoding DUF6642 family protein has product MNNDKFIFCLEAVADVEINEITQVVKDLEQLVTDYGISSIYKTCDTIEGLEESLNTLLYHDHNFTDYEIIYLVMPGEANSICLNNYYYSFQEIAEIFEGKMKGKIIHFANTKVLDLTPDEAQYFLDITGAYAISGYGTTHTKISSSNTIDKAFFSLCQEIDDVIEIVEELHQKYFAACKLLDFRLYY; this is encoded by the coding sequence ATGAATAACGACAAATTCATTTTCTGCCTCGAAGCTGTAGCCGATGTAGAAATCAACGAAATAACTCAAGTTGTCAAAGATTTGGAACAATTAGTAACAGATTATGGCATTTCGAGTATATATAAAACCTGTGACACCATTGAAGGTCTAGAAGAAAGCTTAAACACGCTGCTCTATCACGACCATAATTTTACTGATTATGAAATTATTTATTTGGTTATGCCAGGCGAAGCCAATTCGATTTGTCTGAATAATTATTACTACAGTTTTCAAGAAATTGCCGAAATTTTTGAAGGTAAAATGAAAGGCAAAATCATTCATTTTGCCAATACCAAAGTGTTGGACTTAACTCCCGACGAAGCCCAATATTTCCTGGATATTACGGGAGCTTACGCTATTTCAGGTTATGGTACTACTCATACTAAAATTTCCAGCAGCAATACTATCGACAAAGCTTTTTTTAGTTTGTGTCAGGAAATTGATGATGTAATTGAAATTGTAGAAGAATTGCACCAAAAGTATTTTGCAGCTTGTAAACTTTTAGATTTCAGATTGTATTATTAA
- the corA gene encoding magnesium/cobalt transporter CorA, whose amino-acid sequence MRKIKYKKSKKNQPYNLEYTGIHKNTNSEMQLFVYDDLNVSEFECFTVYDLEKCIDFQKTNWLNIHGLNDLDLLQTISAHFKIDNFMLADILNTTKRTKIEEQQDILFFNIKSLLPVEDSDGIRVEQISFLMKEGILISFQEKRSDFFTHIRERIRTHSGIVRTKKADYLLYILLDAIMENFYVTLENEEDKIENLIDMTKNNIDPIILEKIEQHRDNFNFLKRSIIPLRDSLYEIKNIKDDTVFNGIEAGNFTFFSRLYQKSLELLEQIESDMGSLESASNFFFSAQTHKMNEIMKTLTIISVIFIPLTFIVGVYGMNFDNMPELRMENGYFVVVGFMFLIVLGMIYYFKRRRWF is encoded by the coding sequence ATGAGAAAGATTAAATACAAGAAAAGCAAAAAGAATCAACCTTACAATTTAGAGTACACAGGAATCCATAAAAATACCAATTCAGAAATGCAATTGTTTGTGTATGATGACTTAAATGTATCTGAATTTGAGTGTTTTACTGTGTATGATTTAGAAAAATGTATCGATTTTCAAAAAACAAATTGGTTGAATATTCATGGTTTAAACGATCTTGATTTACTGCAAACTATTAGCGCTCATTTCAAAATAGATAATTTTATGCTTGCCGATATTTTGAATACCACAAAACGAACCAAAATCGAAGAGCAACAAGATATTTTATTTTTTAATATCAAATCATTATTACCAGTAGAAGATTCGGATGGTATTCGAGTAGAGCAAATTAGTTTTTTGATGAAGGAAGGAATTTTGATTTCGTTTCAAGAAAAACGTTCTGACTTTTTTACGCACATTAGAGAACGAATCAGGACTCATTCAGGTATTGTCAGGACAAAAAAAGCGGATTATTTGCTTTACATTCTTTTGGATGCAATTATGGAAAATTTCTATGTTACGCTAGAAAATGAAGAAGATAAAATAGAAAATTTAATCGATATGACTAAAAATAATATCGATCCTATAATTCTTGAAAAGATTGAGCAACATCGTGATAATTTTAATTTCTTGAAACGATCTATCATTCCGCTTCGGGATTCTTTGTATGAAATTAAGAATATTAAAGACGATACAGTTTTCAACGGTATTGAAGCTGGAAATTTTACTTTTTTCTCCAGATTGTATCAAAAAAGTTTAGAACTTCTAGAACAAATAGAGTCTGATATGGGTTCATTAGAAAGTGCTTCTAATTTCTTTTTTTCGGCTCAAACGCATAAGATGAACGAGATTATGAAAACCTTGACTATTATTTCGGTCATATTTATTCCACTTACTTTTATTGTGGGTGTCTATGGAATGAATTTCGATAATATGCCAGAATTACGTATGGAAAATGGCTATTTTGTTGTGGTAGGATTTATGTTTTTGATTGTTTTAGGAATGATTTATTATTTCAAAAGACGCCGTTGGTTTTGA
- the pta gene encoding phosphate acetyltransferase, producing MKKAIYIATSEESSGKSIVTLGLMSMLMSKTAKVGYFRPIVEDFEEGKMDNHTETVITHFGLDIEFEDAYAITKSRLIKKKNKGKIGEVIDLIIDKYKRLEERFDFVLVEGTSFMGEGTAIELDMNVLIAKNLGIPAIIVGSGVGKTLDELVDSLYLAYDSFKVKDVEVLAIIGNKVQPENISLVTEGLKKSLPKDVLINAIPIISSLNNPTIQEIVKVLNAKVLFGEAFLNNQIGSFSVGAMQLRNYLLNLKENGLVITPGDRADIILGALQANESVNYPTISGIVLTGNIIPEDSILKLIEGLSTVVPIIAVEEGTYHITNRIGSIKSKIYANNKEKILTSINAFENYVDLESLTEKFIKFESAGMTPKMFQYNMVKRAKKHRKHIVLPEGNDDRIIIAASRLLAMDVVDISIIGNKKQIENKITELGLAFDFSKVNIISPRKDSHYDDYVNTYYELRKAKKMTLEVARDLMEDGAYFGTMMVYKGHADGMVSGAAHTTQHTILPALQFIKTKQNCSIVSSVFFMCLEDRVSIFGDCAINPNPTAEQLAEIAISSAESSLAFGIEPKIAMLSYSSGSSGKGDEVDKVREATEIVRQKRPDLKIEGPIQYDAAVDPIVGQSKMPNSEVAGHASVLIFPDLNTGNNTYKAVQRETGALAIGPMLQGLNKPVNDLSRGCTVDDIINTVVITAIQAQGF from the coding sequence ATGAAAAAAGCGATCTACATAGCTACCAGTGAAGAAAGTAGTGGAAAATCGATAGTCACCTTGGGTTTGATGAGTATGCTAATGAGTAAAACGGCCAAAGTAGGCTATTTTAGACCTATAGTAGAAGATTTTGAAGAAGGAAAAATGGATAATCATACTGAAACGGTTATTACTCATTTTGGATTGGATATTGAATTTGAAGATGCTTATGCCATTACAAAAAGTAGGTTAATCAAAAAGAAAAACAAAGGAAAAATTGGCGAAGTAATCGATTTGATTATCGACAAATACAAACGCCTTGAAGAACGATTTGATTTTGTTTTGGTAGAAGGCACCAGTTTCATGGGTGAAGGAACAGCTATCGAATTGGATATGAATGTTTTGATTGCCAAAAACCTTGGAATTCCTGCCATTATTGTAGGTTCTGGCGTTGGAAAAACATTAGACGAATTGGTAGATAGTCTTTATTTGGCTTACGATTCTTTCAAAGTGAAAGATGTAGAAGTTTTGGCAATTATTGGTAACAAAGTACAGCCCGAAAATATTAGTTTAGTTACCGAAGGCTTGAAAAAAAGCTTGCCAAAAGACGTTTTAATTAATGCAATTCCTATTATTTCTAGTTTGAATAATCCAACGATTCAAGAAATTGTCAAGGTTTTGAATGCCAAAGTTTTATTTGGAGAAGCGTTTTTGAACAATCAAATTGGTAGTTTTAGTGTAGGAGCGATGCAACTCCGAAATTATTTATTGAACCTAAAAGAAAATGGTTTAGTGATAACTCCAGGCGATCGAGCTGATATTATTTTAGGAGCTTTACAAGCCAACGAATCGGTTAATTATCCCACCATTTCTGGAATTGTTTTAACTGGAAATATCATCCCCGAAGATAGTATTTTGAAGTTAATCGAAGGACTTTCTACAGTTGTACCCATAATTGCGGTAGAAGAAGGTACGTATCATATTACCAACAGAATAGGTTCTATTAAATCTAAAATTTATGCCAATAATAAAGAGAAGATTTTAACTTCCATAAATGCGTTCGAAAATTATGTTGATTTAGAAAGCCTGACCGAAAAATTCATCAAGTTTGAATCTGCTGGAATGACACCAAAAATGTTTCAGTACAATATGGTCAAAAGAGCCAAAAAACATCGCAAACATATTGTTTTGCCCGAAGGAAATGACGACCGAATCATCATTGCGGCTTCTAGATTATTGGCTATGGATGTGGTAGATATTTCGATTATTGGCAACAAAAAACAAATCGAAAATAAGATTACCGAATTAGGTTTGGCTTTTGATTTTTCTAAAGTGAATATCATAAGTCCAAGAAAAGATTCTCACTATGATGATTATGTAAATACTTATTATGAGTTACGAAAAGCAAAGAAAATGACTCTTGAAGTAGCACGAGATTTAATGGAAGATGGTGCCTATTTCGGAACCATGATGGTTTATAAAGGTCACGCAGATGGTATGGTTTCTGGAGCGGCTCATACGACGCAACATACGATTTTGCCTGCTTTGCAGTTCATTAAAACCAAACAGAATTGTTCCATAGTTTCCTCCGTATTTTTTATGTGCTTGGAAGATCGGGTTTCTATTTTTGGGGATTGTGCCATCAATCCAAATCCTACCGCAGAACAATTGGCAGAAATCGCTATATCATCTGCAGAATCGAGTTTGGCTTTTGGTATTGAACCCAAAATTGCAATGCTTTCCTATTCATCAGGTTCGTCTGGTAAAGGCGATGAAGTAGATAAAGTAAGAGAAGCCACGGAAATTGTTCGTCAAAAACGTCCTGATTTAAAAATTGAAGGACCAATTCAATACGATGCAGCTGTTGATCCAATTGTAGGTCAAAGTAAAATGCCCAATTCCGAAGTAGCAGGACATGCCAGCGTTTTGATTTTCCCTGATTTGAACACTGGAAATAATACCTACAAAGCCGTTCAAAGAGAAACTGGAGCATTAGCCATTGGACCAATGTTGCAAGGATTAAACAAACCCGTAAACGATTTAAGCCGTGGTTGTACGGTGGATGATATTATAAATACAGTCGTAATTACAGCCATTCAAGCGCAAGGATTTTAA
- a CDS encoding acetate/propionate family kinase translates to MKIVIINSGSSSIKYQLIEMPTQAVICSGMIDRIGLESSNFSYATDTNKIEEILPIANHKIGLEKIAQLLMDEKVGVIKSTSEIKAVGHRVVHGGSYFSNTTIINEEVKDKIKELSELAPLHNPAHLVGINVAEQIFASATQIAVFDTAFHQTIPVEAYKYAIPNYLLTENKIRVYGFHGTSHKYVSEKAIDYLKDSSKIITIHLGNGCSITAIKDGKSIDHSMGFSPANGLIMGTRAGDIDQSVIFYLVKTLGYTPDEVNAILLKQSGMLGLTGYSDLRDIESNAGQGNKDCQLALAMNAYRIKKYIGAYAAALNGLDAIVFTAGIGENSSYMRELVCIDMEFFGLALDKFKNEIRSKEIREINLPESKTKILVIPTNEELEIANQVYDLIVG, encoded by the coding sequence ATGAAAATAGTAATAATAAATTCAGGAAGTTCATCTATAAAATACCAGTTAATCGAAATGCCAACACAAGCAGTCATTTGTTCAGGAATGATTGATCGAATAGGCTTGGAATCGTCTAATTTTAGTTATGCAACCGATACTAATAAAATAGAGGAGATTTTACCAATTGCCAATCATAAAATTGGATTGGAAAAAATTGCCCAACTATTAATGGATGAAAAAGTAGGTGTGATTAAAAGTACCAGCGAAATAAAAGCTGTCGGTCATCGTGTGGTGCATGGTGGAAGTTATTTTTCGAATACGACGATTATTAATGAAGAAGTTAAAGATAAAATAAAAGAACTTTCAGAACTCGCTCCATTGCACAATCCAGCACATTTAGTTGGTATAAATGTAGCGGAACAAATTTTTGCCTCGGCTACACAAATTGCCGTTTTTGACACCGCTTTTCATCAAACGATTCCTGTTGAAGCTTATAAATACGCCATTCCGAATTATCTTTTAACGGAAAATAAAATTCGGGTTTATGGTTTTCATGGCACCAGTCATAAATATGTTTCGGAAAAAGCTATTGATTATTTAAAAGATAGTTCTAAAATCATCACTATACATTTAGGAAATGGCTGTAGCATCACTGCAATAAAAGATGGAAAAAGTATCGATCATTCGATGGGATTTTCGCCTGCTAATGGTTTAATAATGGGAACAAGAGCTGGAGATATTGATCAATCCGTGATTTTTTATTTGGTAAAAACATTAGGATATACTCCAGATGAAGTCAATGCTATTTTGCTAAAACAGAGCGGAATGCTTGGGCTTACAGGTTATAGTGATTTAAGAGATATTGAATCGAATGCAGGACAAGGCAACAAGGATTGTCAATTGGCTTTAGCCATGAATGCCTATCGAATTAAGAAATATATTGGTGCTTATGCCGCTGCTCTAAACGGTTTGGACGCTATTGTTTTTACTGCTGGAATTGGAGAAAACTCATCCTATATGCGAGAGCTAGTTTGTATCGATATGGAGTTTTTTGGATTAGCATTAGATAAATTTAAAAATGAAATTCGTTCGAAAGAAATTAGAGAAATCAATTTGCCAGAGTCTAAAACCAAAATTTTAGTGATTCCAACCAATGAAGAATTAGAAATTGCCAATCAGGTGTATGATTTGATAGTGGGTTAA
- a CDS encoding M15 family metallopeptidase, which produces MNFYTKSLLLFCSLLSAISCKSQTVIFNAVENKTIVSDTTFVNIKDYSQDFVFDMKYATSDNFLKAKVYDCAECFLRFKTVKAIIKANTIFMKKGYRIKFFDCYRPLDIQKKMWAIVSNPSYVADPKKGSIHNRGGAVDITLVDANGKELDMGTAFDFFGIEASHNYAKISKEVKANRKLLKKIMIQNGFNSFDSEWWHYNLKSALTDKVSNEKWKCD; this is translated from the coding sequence ATGAATTTTTATACTAAATCTTTATTGCTTTTTTGTTCATTATTGTCTGCGATTTCCTGTAAATCACAAACAGTAATTTTTAATGCGGTTGAAAATAAAACTATAGTTAGCGACACTACTTTTGTCAATATAAAAGACTACAGTCAAGATTTTGTCTTTGATATGAAATACGCTACTTCGGATAATTTTCTGAAAGCCAAAGTCTATGATTGTGCCGAATGTTTTTTGCGATTCAAAACCGTTAAAGCCATTATTAAAGCCAACACCATTTTTATGAAAAAAGGCTATCGAATCAAGTTTTTTGATTGTTATCGTCCTTTGGATATTCAGAAAAAAATGTGGGCAATTGTATCCAATCCGTCTTATGTGGCTGATCCTAAAAAAGGTTCGATTCACAATAGAGGAGGAGCAGTCGATATTACTTTGGTAGATGCTAACGGGAAAGAACTCGACATGGGAACTGCTTTCGATTTTTTTGGTATCGAAGCCAGTCACAATTATGCTAAAATTTCGAAAGAGGTAAAAGCCAATAGAAAATTATTGAAAAAGATAATGATTCAAAATGGCTTTAATTCCTTTGATTCCGAATGGTGGCATTACAATTTGAAATCTGCTTTGACAGATAAAGTATCGAACGAAAAATGGAAATGCGATTAG
- a CDS encoding class I SAM-dependent methyltransferase, which translates to MPLPILNPNIQLFINKNIDTNISKLALQKNPFPEVEWITILNQIEAKTKAKLKLPTWFATENIIYPNKISIEQTSSEQTASYKASLISGESLIDLTGGFSVDDFYFAQKMKTVAHCEINPELSEIVQHNLEQLNEKNISCYLGDSLTILEELKTKWDWIYIDPSRRNNAKGKVFMLEDCLPNVPENLDFLFEYSNSILIKTAPLLDISAGLLELQNVKTIHIVALENEVKELLWELQKDFSGKINIKTANILKDKIDTFEFLLDETNEIPNYSLPQKYIYEPNSAIMKSGGFDEVSTFFELNKLHKHSHLYTNATLIDFPGRVFEIEHSFAYAKNEIKKHIENQQLNITTRNFPETVENIRKKWKIKDGGKKYCFFTTDENNNKIVLICKKINQNE; encoded by the coding sequence TTGCCTTTACCAATACTAAATCCTAATATACAGTTATTTATCAATAAAAACATTGATACAAATATCTCAAAACTAGCTTTGCAAAAAAATCCGTTTCCAGAGGTAGAATGGATTACTATTTTAAATCAAATTGAGGCCAAAACCAAAGCAAAACTTAAATTGCCGACTTGGTTTGCCACAGAAAACATCATTTATCCCAACAAGATTTCGATAGAACAAACTTCTTCTGAACAAACTGCTTCATACAAAGCTTCTCTAATTTCTGGAGAAAGTCTAATTGATTTAACAGGTGGTTTTAGTGTGGATGATTTTTATTTTGCTCAAAAAATGAAAACAGTTGCGCATTGCGAAATCAATCCTGAACTTTCAGAAATCGTTCAACACAATTTAGAACAATTGAATGAGAAAAACATCAGTTGTTATTTAGGCGATAGTTTGACTATTTTAGAGGAATTAAAAACAAAATGGGATTGGATTTACATTGATCCTTCCCGAAGAAACAATGCCAAAGGAAAAGTTTTCATGCTCGAAGATTGTTTGCCCAATGTTCCTGAAAATTTGGATTTCTTATTTGAATATTCAAATTCTATCCTGATTAAAACAGCTCCACTTTTGGATATTTCAGCAGGATTATTAGAACTCCAAAACGTAAAAACCATTCATATTGTGGCTTTAGAGAACGAAGTCAAAGAACTACTATGGGAATTACAAAAAGATTTTTCAGGTAAAATAAACATCAAAACGGCTAATATTCTAAAAGATAAAATAGATACTTTCGAATTTCTTTTGGACGAAACCAATGAAATTCCAAATTATAGTTTACCACAAAAATACATTTACGAACCCAACAGTGCCATCATGAAATCGGGTGGGTTTGACGAAGTGAGTACTTTTTTTGAGCTTAATAAATTACACAAACATTCGCATTTATACACTAATGCAACTTTAATTGATTTTCCAGGAAGGGTTTTCGAGATTGAACATTCATTTGCTTATGCTAAAAACGAAATCAAAAAACATATTGAAAATCAACAACTTAACATCACAACTCGAAATTTTCCAGAAACTGTAGAAAACATTCGAAAAAAATGGAAAATAAAAGATGGTGGGAAAAAATATTGTTTTTTCACAACCGATGAAAATAACAACAAAATAGTTTTAATTTGCAAAAAAATAAACCAAAATGAATAA
- a CDS encoding AI-2E family transporter, with protein MMTSKTIANGILRAIGFLVLIAIALYFLYLIQSVLIYLLVSLILTLIGNPILDFFKNKLKFKHTLATIATLLIFVLFIAGFILMVIPLISSQGQNLSLLKTAEIEKSIAELTVKVTTFLESHNIDSEQMLKESNLTSKINFNFIPNFLNAIIGTIGSFGMGLASVLFITFFFLKDRLMFIVSVKKLIPDSHEEQILNSLHKTNHLLSRYFLGLLLQLSIVFVLYVIVLLIFGIPNLLIIAFLCAVLNIVPYIGPLIASVLAAVLTMLSNIGSDFQTEILPTTIYVLIGFWLVQVIDNNFSQPIIFSKSVSSHPLEIFLVTLIAGFLSGILGMVVAVPLYTILKVIGKEFFPENTIIKLLTKDI; from the coding sequence ATCATGACATCAAAAACAATAGCAAACGGCATTTTAAGAGCGATAGGTTTTTTGGTTTTGATTGCAATAGCCTTGTATTTTTTATACTTGATTCAGTCCGTTTTAATTTATTTACTGGTTTCTTTAATTCTTACCCTAATTGGAAATCCTATTCTTGATTTCTTCAAAAATAAATTAAAATTCAAGCATACCCTTGCCACTATTGCTACACTTTTAATTTTTGTCCTATTCATTGCTGGTTTTATTTTGATGGTTATTCCTTTAATTTCCTCTCAAGGACAAAATTTGTCTCTTTTGAAAACAGCCGAAATAGAAAAAAGTATTGCTGAATTAACCGTTAAAGTCACTACGTTTTTAGAAAGTCACAATATCGATTCAGAACAAATGCTCAAAGAATCGAATTTGACATCTAAAATTAATTTCAACTTTATTCCTAATTTTTTGAATGCTATAATTGGAACCATAGGTAGTTTTGGAATGGGTTTAGCATCGGTCTTGTTTATTACTTTTTTCTTTTTGAAAGACAGATTAATGTTTATTGTTAGTGTCAAAAAATTAATTCCAGATAGCCATGAAGAACAAATATTAAATTCTTTGCACAAAACCAATCATTTACTTTCTCGCTATTTCTTGGGCTTATTACTACAATTATCGATAGTGTTCGTTTTGTATGTTATTGTTTTATTAATTTTCGGAATTCCTAATTTATTGATTATTGCTTTTTTGTGTGCCGTATTGAATATTGTCCCTTACATTGGGCCGTTAATTGCTTCGGTTTTGGCGGCTGTTTTAACCATGTTGAGCAATATTGGAAGTGATTTTCAAACCGAAATTTTACCTACAACTATTTATGTATTGATAGGTTTTTGGTTGGTTCAAGTTATTGATAATAACTTTTCACAACCTATTATTTTTTCTAAAAGTGTAAGTTCACATCCATTAGAAATATTTTTGGTAACCTTAATAGCAGGCTTTCTTTCTGGCATTTTAGGAATGGTGGTTGCTGTTCCTTTATACACTATTTTAAAAGTCATTGGAAAAGAATTCTTTCCAGAAAACACCATTATTAAACTACTCACTAAAGACATTTGA